Proteins encoded within one genomic window of Prauserella marina:
- a CDS encoding response regulator, with amino-acid sequence MADIRVVVADDQALVRGSFGMLVGSSPGLSVVGEAGNGVEAITVARKQQPDVVLMDVRMPDMDGIEATRHICGTAQTNGVRVLILTTFDLDAYVFSALRAGASGFLLKDTPPADLLAAIRIVADGEALLAPSVTRRLIAEFTSTPPSPRPFARGLDGVTDREKEVLLLVASGLSNQEIAAELRVSLATVKTHIGRLLAKLAARDRAQLVIVAYESGLMHH; translated from the coding sequence ATGGCTGACATCAGGGTCGTCGTAGCCGACGACCAGGCACTCGTGCGCGGCAGCTTCGGGATGCTGGTCGGTAGTTCCCCAGGGCTGAGCGTCGTCGGCGAAGCGGGCAACGGGGTCGAGGCGATCACCGTCGCGAGGAAACAACAACCCGACGTCGTGCTCATGGACGTCCGCATGCCGGACATGGATGGCATCGAAGCGACCCGCCACATTTGTGGCACGGCGCAGACGAACGGAGTGAGGGTGCTCATCCTGACCACGTTCGACCTCGACGCGTACGTGTTTTCCGCGTTGCGGGCAGGAGCGAGCGGGTTTCTGCTCAAGGACACCCCACCTGCCGACCTGCTTGCCGCGATCAGGATCGTCGCCGACGGCGAGGCCCTGCTCGCGCCGAGCGTCACCCGCAGGCTCATCGCGGAGTTCACCAGCACCCCGCCGTCGCCCCGGCCGTTCGCGCGAGGGCTCGACGGCGTGACGGACAGGGAAAAGGAGGTGCTGCTGCTCGTCGCGAGTGGCCTTTCGAACCAGGAGATCGCCGCCGAGTTGCGGGTCAGCCTCGCCACGGTCAAGACGCACATCGGCAGGTTGCTCGCGAAGCTCGCAGCCCGCGACAGGGCTCAACTCGTGATCGTCGCCTACGAAAGCGGGTTGATGCACCACTGA
- a CDS encoding GNAT family N-acetyltransferase, with protein sequence MVVRDAVPEDTEQICALIEEHARYEGNDELRLDRADMARHLFGDSPKAWVLIAEADGAVAGMALCSWNFSTWEAKPGIWLDDLFVRPEFRRHGLGKALLTELRARTEGRVEWEMQEGNERAAAFYAKLGAEPAPEWIKYRWLPT encoded by the coding sequence ATGGTTGTGAGGGATGCGGTACCGGAGGACACCGAACAGATCTGCGCGCTCATCGAGGAGCACGCGAGATACGAGGGTAACGACGAGCTGCGGCTCGACCGCGCCGACATGGCGCGGCATCTCTTCGGTGACTCCCCGAAAGCGTGGGTGCTGATCGCGGAGGCGGACGGCGCCGTCGCCGGAATGGCGCTGTGCTCGTGGAACTTCTCCACCTGGGAAGCCAAGCCGGGCATCTGGCTCGACGATCTCTTCGTGCGGCCGGAGTTTCGCAGGCACGGGCTCGGCAAAGCCCTGCTCACCGAGCTGAGGGCGAGGACCGAAGGCAGGGTCGAGTGGGAAATGCAGGAGGGAAACGAACGGGCGGCCGCCTTCTACGCCAAGCTCGGAGCCGAGCCCGCACCGGAGTGGATCAAGTACCGCTGGCTGCCCACCTGA
- a CDS encoding acyl-CoA dehydrogenase family protein, producing the protein MDFSLSVEEREIRDWVRTFVQRELVPLEQEVLRRERAGQQGLTGDELTELQLKARDSGFWGVQTPVSYGGMGLSAVMTALLEAELGRTFVQFRFGGAADNILFHGNEEQRQEYLLPTIEGKRRSCFAITEPGAGSDAKAIRTTARKDGADWIINGEKTFITGGNEADFAMVFAITDPGKGAEGGVTCFLVDRDMGWRSEYIDTMGEWGPASLIFEDVRVPESKILGELGQGFALAMQWIGRGRYLLPARAIGSCERLLGMAIEHANTRQTFGERLAERQAIQWMVADSGVEIEALRWLVLHAAWQVDSGMDSRHAQSIAKLYGGIKANEIVDRVLQIHGGMGYTRELPIERWYRELRLLRIYEGTDEIQRRTIARNLLKGHAKVGGVLG; encoded by the coding sequence ATGGATTTCAGCCTGAGCGTCGAAGAGCGCGAGATCCGCGACTGGGTGCGTACCTTCGTCCAGCGCGAGCTCGTCCCCCTCGAACAAGAGGTGCTTCGCAGGGAAAGAGCAGGGCAGCAGGGGCTCACCGGTGACGAGCTGACCGAACTGCAACTCAAAGCGAGGGATTCGGGGTTCTGGGGCGTGCAGACCCCGGTCTCCTACGGCGGCATGGGGCTTTCCGCCGTCATGACCGCGTTGCTCGAAGCCGAACTCGGCCGCACGTTCGTCCAGTTCCGGTTCGGCGGCGCCGCCGACAACATCCTCTTCCACGGCAACGAGGAGCAGCGGCAGGAGTATCTGCTGCCGACGATCGAAGGCAAGCGCCGCTCGTGCTTCGCGATCACCGAGCCAGGCGCGGGCTCCGACGCGAAGGCCATCAGGACCACCGCGCGCAAGGACGGCGCCGATTGGATCATCAACGGCGAGAAGACCTTCATCACCGGCGGCAACGAAGCCGACTTCGCCATGGTCTTCGCCATCACCGACCCCGGCAAGGGAGCCGAAGGCGGGGTCACCTGCTTCCTCGTGGACAGGGACATGGGCTGGCGCTCCGAGTACATCGACACGATGGGCGAGTGGGGCCCCGCATCGCTGATCTTCGAGGACGTCAGGGTGCCGGAGAGCAAGATCCTCGGCGAGCTGGGGCAGGGCTTCGCGCTCGCGATGCAATGGATCGGCAGGGGGCGCTACCTGCTGCCGGCCCGGGCGATCGGTTCCTGCGAACGGTTGCTCGGCATGGCCATCGAACACGCCAACACCAGGCAGACCTTCGGCGAACGACTGGCGGAGCGGCAGGCCATCCAATGGATGGTCGCGGACTCGGGGGTGGAGATCGAGGCGCTGCGCTGGCTCGTGCTGCACGCGGCATGGCAGGTCGATTCCGGAATGGACTCGCGGCACGCGCAGTCGATCGCCAAGCTCTACGGCGGGATCAAGGCCAACGAGATCGTCGACAGGGTGCTTCAGATTCACGGTGGCATGGGCTACACGAGGGAACTGCCCATCGAGCGGTGGTACCGGGAGTTGCGCCTGCTGCGCATTTACGAGGGAACCGACGAGATTCAGCGCCGCACCATCGCGAGGAACCTGCTCAAAGGCCACGCCAAAGTCGGCGGAGTGCTCGGCTGA
- a CDS encoding transcriptional regulator → MTGQRTQQTDRGADATREVEALLATGPFAVALRAAIRARGLGLERIQYRLRRKGVPVSLATLSHWQSGRCRPERPGSLAALHYLEEVLEVPAGSLLRLLTVENGGQHVAQLRQ, encoded by the coding sequence ATGACCGGTCAGCGAACACAACAAACGGACAGGGGGGCCGACGCCACACGCGAGGTCGAGGCGTTGTTGGCTACCGGCCCCTTCGCGGTGGCGCTGCGAGCGGCAATCCGGGCACGTGGTCTCGGACTCGAACGGATCCAGTATCGGTTGCGCCGCAAAGGCGTACCGGTGAGCCTGGCGACATTGAGCCATTGGCAATCCGGCCGATGCCGTCCGGAACGGCCAGGGTCCCTTGCGGCACTGCATTATCTGGAAGAGGTGCTTGAAGTTCCTGCGGGTTCTCTTCTTCGTCTACTCACCGTGGAAAACGGCGGACAACACGTCGCGCAATTGCGTCAGTGA
- a CDS encoding pyridoxal phosphate-dependent aminotransferase: MIRHSATLALNERLRAKQAAGERVLHLGFGEAGLPVLPEVTEVLTSARRRNEYSPVAGTAEARAAAAGYFTRRGIPTEPDHIVLAPGSKPLLFTLLTILRGDLVLPSPCWVSYAAQAAIVGKRVLSVDVPAESGGVPDPERLERALQEAKAAGHTPGILLLTLPDNPTGTVAAPSLVKDVCAVAASHGLTVLSDEIYRDLVHGEQQVHSPALELPEQTVITAGLSKNMALGGYRIGFARIPDPELRSSTVGVASEIWSSLPAPMQEVATYVLNEPDPVREHVKASVALHSAVANAAHTAFTAAGATCRPPEAGFYLYPDLEPLREKGFRSGAQLAGHLLDQHGVGVLAGAEFGDDPAALRFRAATSLLYGNDSDQRWAALRSTDPVSLPWIAESLTQLRDVLSAVFHGE, translated from the coding sequence ATGATCAGGCATTCAGCGACCCTCGCGCTGAACGAGCGACTGAGGGCAAAGCAAGCTGCGGGCGAACGAGTACTGCACCTCGGGTTCGGCGAAGCGGGCCTTCCGGTGCTGCCCGAGGTCACGGAAGTACTCACCTCGGCACGGAGACGCAACGAGTACAGCCCCGTCGCGGGAACAGCCGAAGCGCGCGCCGCCGCTGCCGGTTACTTCACGCGGCGCGGCATCCCCACCGAACCTGATCACATCGTTCTCGCGCCCGGTAGCAAACCCTTGCTGTTCACGCTGCTCACGATCCTGCGTGGCGATCTCGTCCTGCCAAGCCCCTGCTGGGTCAGCTACGCGGCGCAGGCCGCGATCGTCGGCAAACGGGTACTGTCCGTCGACGTTCCGGCCGAGAGCGGTGGAGTTCCCGACCCGGAACGACTCGAAAGGGCGTTGCAGGAGGCCAAGGCGGCAGGCCACACGCCGGGCATCCTGCTGCTGACGCTGCCGGACAACCCGACCGGCACCGTCGCGGCCCCCTCGCTCGTCAAGGATGTCTGCGCCGTGGCGGCATCCCACGGACTCACCGTGCTCTCCGACGAGATCTACCGCGATCTCGTCCACGGCGAACAGCAGGTGCACAGTCCGGCTCTCGAACTGCCCGAACAGACCGTCATCACGGCGGGGCTCAGCAAGAACATGGCGCTCGGCGGCTACCGCATCGGCTTCGCGAGGATCCCCGATCCCGAACTGCGGTCCTCGACCGTCGGCGTGGCAAGCGAAATCTGGTCGAGCCTGCCCGCGCCGATGCAAGAAGTAGCGACATATGTGCTGAACGAACCCGATCCGGTTCGGGAGCACGTCAAGGCGAGCGTGGCACTGCACTCCGCCGTGGCCAACGCCGCGCACACCGCGTTCACGGCCGCCGGAGCGACCTGTCGACCACCCGAGGCCGGATTCTACCTCTACCCCGACCTCGAACCCTTGCGAGAAAAGGGCTTTCGCAGCGGCGCTCAGCTCGCCGGCCACCTGCTCGACCAGCACGGCGTCGGTGTGCTCGCCGGCGCGGAGTTCGGCGACGACCCCGCCGCGCTTCGCTTTCGCGCGGCCACCAGCCTGCTCTACGGCAACGATTCCGACCAGCGCTGGGCTGCTCTGCGTAGCACCGACCCCGTCTCGCTGCCCTGGATCGCCGAGTCACTGACGCAATTGCGCGACGTGTTGTCCGCCGTTTTCCACGGTGAGTAG
- a CDS encoding 4'-phosphopantetheinyl transferase family protein, which translates to MIDCEVWWARPLPGTDALTALLTSAERERYETYRREEDSRRFLTGRVLAKTAAGDRLGLPASSVEFDATCEDCGKQHGPPRVVGGGVALSISHSGDRVGVAVTSGEPVGLDVETTKRNADDALLEYALNERETAELAGLSADERAAAFFVYWTRKEAVMKATGRGLRIPLRSLTISAPHGKPELIASGEDTLAPEATRMADLDPGDGYRAAVAVLTGDELSVVERWWEPSEVWRG; encoded by the coding sequence GTGATCGACTGCGAGGTGTGGTGGGCACGGCCGCTGCCGGGAACCGATGCGCTGACGGCGTTGCTGACCAGCGCGGAACGCGAACGCTACGAGACCTACCGCCGTGAGGAGGACAGCAGGCGCTTCCTCACCGGGAGGGTGCTCGCCAAGACCGCGGCAGGGGACCGGCTCGGCCTTCCGGCCTCCTCCGTCGAGTTCGACGCCACCTGCGAGGACTGTGGCAAACAGCACGGACCACCCCGAGTCGTGGGCGGCGGTGTCGCGCTGTCGATCTCGCATTCCGGCGACCGGGTCGGCGTCGCGGTGACCTCGGGCGAGCCGGTCGGCCTCGACGTGGAGACCACGAAACGCAACGCCGACGACGCGCTGCTGGAGTACGCGCTCAACGAGCGCGAGACCGCGGAACTGGCCGGACTCTCAGCCGACGAGCGGGCAGCGGCGTTCTTCGTGTACTGGACGCGCAAGGAAGCGGTCATGAAGGCGACGGGAAGGGGACTTCGCATCCCGTTGCGGAGCCTCACCATTTCCGCGCCGCACGGGAAACCCGAACTGATCGCCTCTGGTGAGGACACGCTCGCTCCCGAGGCGACGAGGATGGCCGACCTCGACCCCGGCGACGGTTACCGGGCAGCGGTGGCCGTGCTGACCGGCGACGAACTCTCCGTCGTCGAGCGATGGTGGGAACCATCCGAGGTGTGGCGCGGTTAA
- a CDS encoding TetR/AcrR family transcriptional regulator, with translation MAVTTRERVKRAAVKLFADKGFHGTGIRDLAQEAKLSSASLYHYMGTKEELLAEIMRDSLGALLESAKQAVADVTDPRQRLSRLVALHVTTHARQPKETRVVDHEIGVLSPKARRTVVGLRDEYERLWSDAIADGVREGVFDTAEPTITRIALLEMCNGVARWYSPKGTLGLDALAGHYVRLAMRALGVSDGRHAVS, from the coding sequence ATGGCTGTGACGACGAGGGAACGAGTCAAACGGGCCGCGGTGAAGCTGTTCGCGGACAAGGGTTTCCACGGCACCGGAATCCGGGATCTCGCCCAGGAGGCGAAGCTGTCCTCGGCGAGCCTGTACCACTACATGGGCACAAAGGAGGAGTTGCTTGCCGAGATCATGCGCGACAGCCTGGGCGCGTTGCTCGAATCCGCGAAACAAGCCGTCGCCGATGTCACCGACCCCCGGCAACGCCTCTCAAGGCTCGTCGCGCTGCACGTCACGACGCACGCGAGACAGCCGAAGGAGACCAGGGTGGTCGACCACGAGATTGGTGTCCTCTCGCCGAAGGCGCGGCGTACCGTCGTCGGATTGCGTGACGAATACGAGCGACTGTGGTCCGACGCGATCGCCGACGGCGTCCGCGAAGGCGTCTTCGACACCGCCGAACCCACCATCACCCGAATCGCCCTTCTGGAGATGTGCAATGGTGTGGCCAGGTGGTATTCGCCGAAGGGCACGCTCGGCCTCGACGCGCTGGCCGGGCATTATGTGCGACTCGCCATGCGCGCGCTAGGGGTGAGCGACGGCCGCCACGCTGTGTCCTGA
- a CDS encoding sensor histidine kinase: protein MSDPDARPLLTGKLNHKHLVALDVIAAFTLSGTAAGNLAAGSWGPGVGLPAWVAWVSALLIGIPSMTRRFRPLTSLWASLFYSLLCVLTGALEVVFFAMVLPMHTVASREPRNRSLPALAVTLVFTFVTNSVPVRPMTLAGIVLSWTLLCSVWLLGRASRERRQLAAIAAEQKAREAVIGERLRIARELHDVVAHNMSMVAVKAGVAHHVAEQHPAEAKETLGIIESTTRDALVEMRHLLGVLRSEQEQGTELSPAPGLSGLVELAERARSTGVEVELSVDVKEPLPEGVELSVYRIVQESVTNVMKHAAPARCTVSVRSESGSVHVGVRDDGSRITWGAQGHGLLGMRERVAVYGGTFSAGPVEGGGFAVSAVLPHG from the coding sequence GTGTCCGATCCCGACGCGAGGCCGCTGCTCACCGGAAAGCTGAACCACAAGCACCTTGTGGCACTCGACGTCATCGCCGCGTTCACACTGTCGGGCACGGCGGCGGGGAACCTCGCCGCCGGATCGTGGGGGCCCGGTGTCGGACTTCCCGCGTGGGTCGCCTGGGTGAGCGCGCTACTCATCGGCATCCCGAGCATGACGAGACGATTCCGGCCCCTCACCTCACTGTGGGCGAGCCTTTTCTACTCGCTGCTGTGTGTGCTCACCGGAGCGCTCGAAGTGGTGTTCTTCGCGATGGTGCTCCCTATGCACACGGTGGCGAGCAGGGAACCGCGAAACCGGTCACTGCCCGCTCTCGCGGTGACTCTGGTCTTCACATTCGTCACGAACTCGGTGCCGGTGCGACCCATGACGCTGGCTGGAATCGTGTTGAGCTGGACCTTGCTCTGCTCGGTGTGGCTGCTCGGCAGGGCGAGCAGGGAACGAAGGCAACTCGCGGCGATCGCGGCCGAGCAGAAGGCCCGCGAGGCCGTGATCGGTGAACGACTCCGGATCGCGAGGGAGCTACACGACGTCGTGGCGCACAACATGAGCATGGTCGCCGTCAAGGCGGGGGTCGCCCACCACGTCGCCGAGCAGCATCCTGCCGAGGCCAAAGAGACGCTGGGCATCATCGAGAGCACGACGAGGGACGCACTCGTCGAGATGCGCCATCTGCTGGGGGTACTACGGTCCGAACAGGAGCAGGGAACCGAACTTTCCCCGGCACCGGGGCTTTCCGGGCTCGTCGAACTCGCCGAACGCGCGAGGTCGACGGGGGTCGAGGTGGAACTGTCGGTGGACGTGAAGGAACCGCTGCCGGAAGGGGTCGAACTGTCCGTCTACCGGATCGTCCAAGAATCGGTGACCAACGTGATGAAGCACGCCGCGCCTGCCCGCTGCACGGTCTCGGTTCGCTCGGAAAGCGGATCGGTGCACGTCGGCGTGCGAGACGACGGCAGCAGGATCACGTGGGGCGCCCAGGGGCACGGCTTGCTCGGCATGCGCGAGCGGGTCGCGGTCTACGGCGGCACGTTCAGCGCCGGCCCTGTCGAGGGAGGCGGTTTCGCGGTGTCGGCTGTGTTGCCCCATGGCTGA
- a CDS encoding LLM class flavin-dependent oxidoreductase, translating to MTERPFRFGLVAGVADLSSFVDLARQAEDLGFDTVLTPDPLMGKDPMTVVSAAFAVTSTLHVGTFVLVDAFRDRRMLDWQARSLHELSGGRFELGIGTGRPDNGGFAERLGVPYDSPGRRVGELAETVGYLKAQADRPPLMLAAGGPKMQSLATREADILALAWMPNTTESAARSIVDGVREKAGNRLSEIEIAANLLSVGDKPAPWLEKWTGTSDEELRRAGAVTLLRGTPEEGAETLLRRREEFGISYFTVSSMYLTEFAAVIERLQGA from the coding sequence ATGACTGAGCGCCCCTTCCGCTTCGGCCTCGTCGCCGGAGTCGCGGACCTGAGTTCGTTCGTCGATCTCGCAAGGCAGGCGGAGGATCTGGGATTCGACACCGTACTGACGCCTGACCCGCTGATGGGCAAGGATCCGATGACCGTCGTGTCCGCCGCGTTCGCGGTCACCAGCACTCTCCACGTCGGCACCTTCGTGCTCGTGGATGCCTTCCGCGATCGGCGAATGCTCGATTGGCAGGCGCGGAGCCTGCACGAGTTGTCAGGAGGACGGTTCGAACTCGGCATCGGAACGGGCCGTCCTGACAACGGCGGTTTCGCCGAGCGACTTGGGGTTCCCTACGACTCTCCCGGCCGCAGGGTCGGCGAACTCGCCGAAACCGTCGGATACCTCAAGGCGCAGGCCGACCGACCGCCGCTGATGCTCGCGGCGGGCGGGCCGAAAATGCAGTCGCTCGCCACGCGCGAAGCCGACATTCTCGCTCTCGCCTGGATGCCGAACACCACCGAGTCGGCTGCGCGATCCATTGTGGATGGAGTAAGGGAGAAGGCTGGAAATCGGCTTTCGGAGATCGAAATAGCCGCCAACCTCCTTTCCGTCGGAGACAAGCCCGCGCCGTGGCTCGAAAAATGGACCGGCACTTCCGACGAGGAACTGCGTCGCGCCGGAGCGGTGACGTTGTTGAGGGGAACGCCTGAGGAAGGGGCCGAGACGTTGCTCAGGCGACGCGAGGAGTTCGGTATTTCCTATTTCACGGTCAGCTCGATGTATCTGACCGAGTTCGCCGCCGTCATCGAGCGGCTACAAGGAGCTTGA
- a CDS encoding AMP-binding protein, translating to MTEPATPTDLLGLLRAAAAAWPGRDAWVFDETGQRLTFADVDRRSDEFASAIAALGVVAGERVAVMLRNQPEFPLLWLALCKIGAILVPVNTGYREADGAHVLAHSGARLVVTDDEFAPLLDAIAPGASVVTVAELRPSIEVPRFAATPESPTNIQYTSGTTGSPKGCVLPHRYWTALASELVNGFPRIAGDDVLLTAQPFHYIDPQWNVALGLASGATLVVLDRFHPSTFWAKVREYDVTWFYCLGMMPTLLLRMPESPSDTEHRVRAISASAIPAELHAALERRWGVPWFEAFGMTETGSDIRMTPEDHDEFVGTGCLGRPGTLREVMIGDEEGNPVPRGMKGELLIRGVGLMHGYHADPGATASAFRGGWFRTGDLARMDGEGRVFHLGRTKDMIRRSGENISADEVERTLLAHEGVAAAAVLAVPDEVRGEEVKAYVVVAEGHRVDAGLLADFCARRLASFKVPRYWAFVDSLPMTPSERVAKGELRRASDDLREGSYDRMSGTWL from the coding sequence ATGACTGAACCAGCCACGCCGACTGACCTGCTCGGCCTGCTGCGGGCCGCCGCGGCGGCCTGGCCCGGCCGCGACGCGTGGGTGTTCGACGAGACGGGGCAGCGGCTGACCTTCGCCGACGTCGACCGTCGCAGCGACGAGTTCGCCTCCGCCATCGCCGCGCTCGGCGTTGTCGCGGGCGAGCGGGTCGCGGTGATGCTGCGAAACCAGCCCGAGTTCCCGTTGCTGTGGCTCGCGCTCTGCAAGATCGGCGCGATACTGGTGCCGGTCAACACCGGTTACCGGGAAGCCGATGGCGCACACGTACTCGCCCACTCCGGCGCGAGGCTCGTCGTCACCGATGACGAATTCGCTCCCCTGCTCGACGCGATCGCGCCCGGCGCATCCGTCGTGACGGTCGCCGAACTGCGGCCGTCGATCGAGGTACCGAGATTCGCGGCGACTCCGGAGTCGCCGACCAACATCCAGTACACATCGGGCACGACGGGCTCACCGAAGGGTTGTGTACTGCCGCACCGCTACTGGACGGCGCTCGCCTCCGAACTCGTGAACGGCTTCCCGCGCATCGCGGGCGACGATGTCCTGCTCACCGCGCAACCCTTCCACTACATCGATCCGCAATGGAATGTCGCGTTAGGACTCGCCTCCGGCGCGACACTCGTCGTGCTCGACCGGTTCCACCCTTCGACGTTCTGGGCGAAGGTCCGCGAGTACGATGTCACCTGGTTCTACTGCCTCGGCATGATGCCGACCCTGTTGCTTCGCATGCCGGAATCGCCTTCCGACACCGAGCACAGGGTGCGCGCGATCTCCGCATCCGCCATTCCGGCCGAGTTGCACGCCGCGCTGGAACGGCGATGGGGCGTGCCGTGGTTCGAGGCGTTCGGGATGACGGAAACGGGATCGGACATCCGCATGACGCCGGAGGACCACGACGAGTTCGTGGGAACAGGATGCCTCGGAAGGCCGGGAACACTTCGAGAGGTCATGATCGGCGACGAGGAGGGAAACCCGGTGCCGAGAGGTATGAAGGGGGAACTGCTGATCAGGGGTGTCGGGCTCATGCACGGCTACCACGCCGACCCAGGCGCGACGGCGAGCGCCTTCCGGGGCGGCTGGTTCCGTACCGGCGATCTCGCGAGAATGGACGGCGAGGGCAGGGTCTTCCACCTCGGCCGCACCAAGGACATGATCCGCCGTAGCGGCGAGAACATCTCGGCGGACGAAGTGGAGCGAACGTTGCTGGCACACGAGGGCGTCGCGGCCGCCGCGGTACTCGCCGTTCCCGACGAGGTCAGAGGCGAGGAGGTCAAGGCATACGTCGTCGTCGCGGAAGGCCACCGGGTCGACGCGGGCCTGCTCGCCGACTTCTGCGCGCGACGGCTGGCCTCCTTCAAGGTCCCGCGCTACTGGGCGTTCGTGGACTCACTTCCGATGACACCGTCGGAACGGGTCGCCAAGGGCGAATTGCGCCGGGCGAGCGACGATCTGCGCGAGGGCAGCTACGACAGGATGTCCGGAACATGGCTGTGA
- a CDS encoding enoyl-CoA hydratase/isomerase family protein, with product METTVELAVDDGVALVWLNRPDRLNAVSPELVDDLIRTLRAVADDDTIGAVVLAGRGRAFCAGHDLKAAADPGDESRKRIERLQEVTRLLRGLPQPVIAAVHGYAIGAGAEFALGCDLVIAADDAVFAFPEAGLGLSVTGGASRLLPLLVGPLKAKELILLGERVDSATAKGMGLVNRRVGKEDLLDEAMTLANRLAGQPRSSVTLAKRALDRGIDSAVETALELEVSHALLTENSPAVTESIERFRTDD from the coding sequence ATGGAGACCACCGTTGAACTGGCCGTCGACGACGGTGTCGCACTCGTCTGGCTGAACCGTCCGGACCGGCTCAACGCCGTTTCACCCGAACTCGTCGATGACCTGATCAGGACGCTGAGGGCCGTCGCCGACGACGACACGATCGGGGCGGTCGTGCTCGCGGGAAGGGGAAGGGCTTTCTGCGCCGGTCATGACCTGAAAGCGGCAGCCGACCCCGGCGACGAGTCGCGGAAGCGGATCGAGCGACTACAGGAGGTCACCCGCCTGTTGCGCGGTCTCCCTCAGCCGGTGATCGCGGCGGTGCACGGCTACGCGATCGGAGCCGGTGCCGAGTTCGCGCTCGGCTGTGACCTCGTCATTGCCGCCGACGACGCGGTGTTCGCCTTTCCCGAGGCCGGTCTGGGGCTCAGCGTCACCGGCGGGGCTTCACGGCTGCTCCCGCTGCTCGTCGGCCCGCTCAAGGCCAAGGAACTGATCCTGCTCGGGGAACGCGTCGACTCCGCGACGGCCAAGGGCATGGGCCTCGTCAACCGCAGGGTCGGCAAAGAGGACCTGCTCGACGAGGCAATGACCTTGGCGAACCGGCTCGCCGGTCAGCCGCGTTCTTCGGTCACCCTCGCCAAGCGCGCACTGGACAGGGGCATCGACAGTGCCGTCGAAACCGCGCTGGAACTGGAGGTCAGCCACGCTCTGCTGACTGAGAACTCACCGGCTGTCACCGAGTCGATCGAACGGTTCAGAACCGATGACTGA
- a CDS encoding metal-dependent transcriptional regulator yields MADDSNRRSSSIEDYVRAIYGLAERGEPVTNTSLAGRLEVSPSSASGMVTKLSQQGLVAHVPYRGIELTPDGRLLARSVLRRHRLIESYLVSELGYTWDEVHSEADQLEHVVSDLLVERIAAKLGNPVRDPHGDPIPAVDGSIEELSTRLLDELPAGAIGEIVRVWDTDPDLLRYLAEHAIALGERIEVVERQPFGGPIVVRIGAAQEATTHALGKEIAQALSVAVR; encoded by the coding sequence ATGGCTGACGACTCGAACCGGCGCTCGTCCTCGATAGAGGACTATGTGCGGGCGATCTACGGCCTTGCGGAGCGTGGTGAGCCGGTTACCAACACGTCGCTCGCCGGCAGGCTCGAAGTGAGCCCTTCCTCGGCGTCGGGCATGGTCACGAAACTGTCCCAGCAGGGCCTGGTCGCACACGTCCCCTACCGCGGCATCGAGTTGACCCCCGACGGCCGGTTGCTTGCCCGTTCCGTCCTGCGAAGGCACCGGCTCATCGAGTCGTACCTCGTTTCCGAGCTCGGCTACACGTGGGACGAGGTGCACAGCGAGGCCGACCAGCTCGAACACGTCGTGTCGGATCTGCTGGTCGAGCGCATCGCGGCGAAGCTGGGCAACCCTGTCCGTGATCCGCACGGCGACCCGATTCCCGCTGTCGACGGCAGTATCGAGGAGCTGTCGACCCGGCTGCTCGACGAGTTGCCCGCAGGTGCGATCGGCGAAATCGTCAGGGTCTGGGACACCGATCCCGACCTGCTGCGGTACCTCGCCGAGCACGCCATCGCGCTCGGGGAGCGCATCGAGGTCGTCGAGCGGCAGCCGTTCGGCGGGCCCATCGTGGTGCGGATCGGAGCCGCGCAGGAAGCGACGACACACGCGCTCGGCAAGGAAATCGCGCAGGCGCTTTCCGTAGCCGTGCGGTAA